In Salmo salar chromosome ssa03, Ssal_v3.1, whole genome shotgun sequence, a single genomic region encodes these proteins:
- the LOC106600115 gene encoding ferritin, middle subunit-like produces the protein MESQIRQNYHHDCEAAINRMINMEMFASYTYTSMAFYFSRDDVALPGFAHFFKENSEEEREHADKLLSFQNKRGGRILLQDIKKPERDEWGNGLEAMQCALQLEKNVNQALLDLHKIGLDKVDPHLCDFLETHYLNEQVEAIKKLGDHITNLTKMDAVKNKMAEYLFDKHTLGGQS, from the exons ATGGAGTCTCAGATCCGCCAGAACTATCACCACGATTGCGAAGCTGCCATCAACCGGATGATCAACATGGAGATGTTTGCCTCCTACACCTACACTTCAATG GCTTTCTATTTCTCCCGTGACGATGTAGCTCTGCCTGGCTTCGCGCATTTCTTCAAGGAGAACAGCGAGGAGGAGCGGGAGCACGCCGACAAGCTACTCTCCTTCCAGAACAAGAGAGGTGGACGCATTTTACTCCAGGACATCAAG AAGCCAGAACGTGATGAGTGGGGCAATGGGCTGGAGGCCATGCAGTGTGCTCTGCAGCTGGAGAAGAATGTGAACCAGGCCCTGCTGGACCTGCACAAGATTGGCTTGGACAAGGTTGACCCCCAT CTGTGTGACTTCCTGGAGACCCATTACCTGAATGAGCAGGTGGAGGCCATTAAGAAGCTGGGTGACCACATCACCAACCTCACCAAGATGGATGCTGTCAAAAACAAGATGGCAGAGTACCTGTTTGACAAGCACACCCTGGGAGGCCAGAGCTAA